From Procambarus clarkii isolate CNS0578487 chromosome 49, FALCON_Pclarkii_2.0, whole genome shotgun sequence, a single genomic window includes:
- the LOC138351410 gene encoding spermatogenesis-associated protein 31H1-like codes for MATSSSVRRLPRARSTEVSRAAGGQDQFCGGLAHPLLHRRIPRISHVLYSERHSSPSERHSSSSERHSSSSERHSSPSERHSSSSERHSSSSERHSSSSERHSSSSERHSSSSERHSSPSKRHSSSSERHSSSSERHSSSSERHSSSSERHSSSSKRHSSSSERHSSSSKRHSSSSERHSSSSERHSSSSRRHSSSSERHSSSSERHSSSSERHSSPSERHSSPSERHSSPSERHSSSSVAMFLLLIIHLSFFTNK; via the exons ATGGCAACTAGCAGCTCAGTAAGGCGTTTACCGAGGGCCAGGTCAACTGAGGTCAGTCGTGCAGCAGGTGGGCAGGATCAGTTCTGTGGCGGCCTTGCTCATCCACTTCTACATCGAAGGATACCGAGGATCTCGCATGTTCTTTACAG TGAGAGACATTCTTCCCCTAGTGAGAGACATTCTTCCTCTAGTGAGAGACATTCTTCCTCTAGTGAGAGACATTCTTCCCCTAGTGAGAGACATTCTTCCTCTAGTGAGAGACATTCTTCCTCTAGTGAGAGACATTCTTCCTCTAGTGAGAGACATTCTTCCTCTAGTGAGAGACATTCTTCCTCTAGTGAGAGACATTCTTCCCCTAGTAAGAGACATTCTTCCTCTAGTGAGAGACATTCTTCCTCTAGTGAGAGACATTCTTCCTCTAGTGAGAGACATTCTTCCTCTAGTGAGAGACATTCTTCCTCTAGTAAGAGACATTCTTCCTCTAGTGAGAGACATTCTTCCTCTAGTAAGAGACATTCTTCCTCTAGTGAGAGACATTCTTCCTCTAGTGAGAGACATTCTTCCTCTAGTAGGAGACATTCTTCCTCTAGTGAGAGACATTCTTCCTCTAGTGAGAGACATTCTTCCTCTAGTGAGAGACATTCTTCCCCTAGTGAGAGACATTCTTCCCCTAGTGAGAGACATTCTTCCCCTAGTGAGAGACATTCTTCCTCTTCAGTAGCTATGTTTTTACTTTTAATTATACATTTGTCTTTTTTTACAAATAAATAA
- the LOC138351412 gene encoding uncharacterized protein encodes MACVVSTRLYGSESWTLRSRQERQLNTFHMRNLRRILDIMCKDHVTNNTVLERTGFPSKFTLLKQRRMRWLGHVTCLDDGRIPKDLLYGELASGRRPTGRPQLRSKDACKRDLKQMNIDINTCRGSSYKQICLEMQSAGRTPAIRG; translated from the coding sequence atggcatgtgtggtgagtacacgtctctacggctcggaatcctggaccctgcgctctcgccaggagagacagCTCAATACCTtccacatgcggaacctgagacgcatccttgacatcatgtgtaaagaccacgtcaccaacaacacagtactcgagagaacaggatTCCCTTCAAAGTTCACTCTCCTAAagcagagacgcatgcgatggctgggacatgtcacatgCCTGGATgatggccgcataccgaaggacctcttgtatggagaactggcatcaggaaggagacccaccggaagacctcagctgcgttccaaagatgcctgcaaacgcgacctcaagcagatgaacatcgacatcaacacttgccGAGGCAGCAGCTACaaacagatctgcctggagatgcaaagtgcaggaaggactccagcaattcgaggatga